A window from Drosophila subobscura isolate 14011-0131.10 chromosome O, UCBerk_Dsub_1.0, whole genome shotgun sequence encodes these proteins:
- the LOC117899352 gene encoding uncharacterized protein LOC117899352 isoform X1, which yields MGRTPQRIRRIGDSLEMLTREARREVVRCEHTVICLMILVAIFSIIWSISLHMISGDLYEGIVSAKLIFRERNFDQMDNRSKEILHRDYIKATQQAYGAKYSVQDVAPESLQSESQPTKPTFKIPHIYESRENRPRLERLIADNKEEQSQTTTQAPTPKIVFNAEADRQFLASMALDAHATFWNPGIGAQFVYAFPLISEIVAIIWTAMCLIFQTGSKKNSVLPKPWRIVVPSIIIFSVMSLGSVLYTILTNGHLKQLCGQLRENLTDPTAISCGDAIALLRPIVHEHNVSHDTYLQLFRCSYVIGMVLWLMALLVMVLRFIFAVDFQLVDIDEMFEHRPSTVFQTPIQPVYREIVQQSSPQHQQQTQQTQLRPRSEEDYQSARSHLSEVALPLLDGQPQVSVRATSLA from the exons ACACCGTGATATGTCTTATGATACTCGTTGCAATATTCTCCATTATATGGAGCATTTCGCTGCACATGATATCGGGGGATCTGTACGAGGGAATTGTCAGTGCCAAACTCATCTTTCGTGAGCGCAACTTTGATCAAATGGATAATCGCAGCAAGGAGATTCTACATCGGGATTACATCAAGGCCACACAGCAGGCCTATGGAGCTAAATATTCCGTCCAGGATGTCGCACCCGAATCGCTGCAGAGCGAGAGCC AACCCACAAAGCCAACCTTCAAGATCCCACATATCTACGAGTCGAGGGAGAACCGCCCCAGGTTGGAGCGTCTCATAGCTGACAATAAAGAGGAGCAATCGCAGACCACCACGCAGGCGCCAACTCCAAAAATTGTCTTCAATGCGGAGGCAGATCGTCAGTTCCTCGCCAGCA TGGCCCTCGATGCACATGCCACGTTTTGGAATCCCGGCATTGGCGCACAATTTGTCTATGCATTTCCTCTCATATCAGAGATTGTGGCCATCATCTGGACAGCCATGTGCCTGATCTTCCAGACGGGCAGCAAAAAGAATTC TGTCCTGCCCAAACCCTGGCGCATTGTAGTGCCTTCCATCATCATTTTCTCCGTTATGAGCCTGGGAAGTGTACTCTACACCATCCTAACCAACGGACACCTGAAGCAATTGTGCGGACAACTGCGCGAGAATCTCACCGATCCCACAGCCATCAGCTGCGGGGATGCCATCGCCCTGCTGCGGCCCATCGTCCATGAGCACAATGTCTCCCATGACACGTATCTGCAGCTCTTCCGTTGCAGCTATGTGATCGGCATGGTGCTGTGGCTCATGGCCCTGCTGGTGATGGTGCTGCGGTTCATCTTCGCCGTGGACTTTCAGCTGGTGGACATCGATGAGATGTTCGAGCATCGGCCGAGCACCGTTTTCCAGACTCCCATTCAGCCCGTCTACAGGGAGATAGTGCAGCAGAGCAGtccgcagcatcagcagcagacgcagcagaCGCAGCTGAGGCCCAGGTCCGAGGAGGACTATCAGAGTGCCAGGTCGCACTTGAGTGAagtggcgctgccgctgctggatgGACAGCCACAAGTCTCGGTTCGAGCCACCAGTTTGGCCTAA
- the LOC117899352 gene encoding uncharacterized protein LOC117899352 isoform X2: MELIKKYKQGKLTTGDIRNLNHTVICLMILVAIFSIIWSISLHMISGDLYEGIVSAKLIFRERNFDQMDNRSKEILHRDYIKATQQAYGAKYSVQDVAPESLQSESQPTKPTFKIPHIYESRENRPRLERLIADNKEEQSQTTTQAPTPKIVFNAEADRQFLASMALDAHATFWNPGIGAQFVYAFPLISEIVAIIWTAMCLIFQTGSKKNSVLPKPWRIVVPSIIIFSVMSLGSVLYTILTNGHLKQLCGQLRENLTDPTAISCGDAIALLRPIVHEHNVSHDTYLQLFRCSYVIGMVLWLMALLVMVLRFIFAVDFQLVDIDEMFEHRPSTVFQTPIQPVYREIVQQSSPQHQQQTQQTQLRPRSEEDYQSARSHLSEVALPLLDGQPQVSVRATSLA, encoded by the exons ATGGAGCTGATAAAAAAGTACAAACAGGGAAAGCTCACAACTGGCGATATACGCAATCTGAACC ACACCGTGATATGTCTTATGATACTCGTTGCAATATTCTCCATTATATGGAGCATTTCGCTGCACATGATATCGGGGGATCTGTACGAGGGAATTGTCAGTGCCAAACTCATCTTTCGTGAGCGCAACTTTGATCAAATGGATAATCGCAGCAAGGAGATTCTACATCGGGATTACATCAAGGCCACACAGCAGGCCTATGGAGCTAAATATTCCGTCCAGGATGTCGCACCCGAATCGCTGCAGAGCGAGAGCC AACCCACAAAGCCAACCTTCAAGATCCCACATATCTACGAGTCGAGGGAGAACCGCCCCAGGTTGGAGCGTCTCATAGCTGACAATAAAGAGGAGCAATCGCAGACCACCACGCAGGCGCCAACTCCAAAAATTGTCTTCAATGCGGAGGCAGATCGTCAGTTCCTCGCCAGCA TGGCCCTCGATGCACATGCCACGTTTTGGAATCCCGGCATTGGCGCACAATTTGTCTATGCATTTCCTCTCATATCAGAGATTGTGGCCATCATCTGGACAGCCATGTGCCTGATCTTCCAGACGGGCAGCAAAAAGAATTC TGTCCTGCCCAAACCCTGGCGCATTGTAGTGCCTTCCATCATCATTTTCTCCGTTATGAGCCTGGGAAGTGTACTCTACACCATCCTAACCAACGGACACCTGAAGCAATTGTGCGGACAACTGCGCGAGAATCTCACCGATCCCACAGCCATCAGCTGCGGGGATGCCATCGCCCTGCTGCGGCCCATCGTCCATGAGCACAATGTCTCCCATGACACGTATCTGCAGCTCTTCCGTTGCAGCTATGTGATCGGCATGGTGCTGTGGCTCATGGCCCTGCTGGTGATGGTGCTGCGGTTCATCTTCGCCGTGGACTTTCAGCTGGTGGACATCGATGAGATGTTCGAGCATCGGCCGAGCACCGTTTTCCAGACTCCCATTCAGCCCGTCTACAGGGAGATAGTGCAGCAGAGCAGtccgcagcatcagcagcagacgcagcagaCGCAGCTGAGGCCCAGGTCCGAGGAGGACTATCAGAGTGCCAGGTCGCACTTGAGTGAagtggcgctgccgctgctggatgGACAGCCACAAGTCTCGGTTCGAGCCACCAGTTTGGCCTAA